One stretch of Rhodopirellula halodulae DNA includes these proteins:
- a CDS encoding DUF5060 domain-containing protein yields MSSSMLTRVTFALYLICFALLPSLNADDSIRQWEVTEIRLTADTLPDVPIDASLNAEFTHESGRVFQVPGFYDGNNEYCIRFTAPDSGKWTYKTRSDISSLTGQTGTLDVQPASDHRRGGIELDPDHPRQFQYQDGKRYYPIAFECDWLFALDAENADGIPKSSRLIDTIADNGFNQVVMNVFAYDVNWKKDDQLIDKYDYGSPDVYPFAGHNKSPDHSQINIEYFQRLDRVIEYLDEKGIAAHLMVYVWNKNVNWPEANGDADNRYFDYVVRRYQAYPNLIWDISKEALGYGHNDVNYIHGRIERLRNQDAYQRLITVHDYSYCRRFADKIDFVSVQLWQSELHHVMRDVCKNIPGKPILNIEHGGYERGPYVVFNGNYTSPEVCLERSYQCVFAGTFPTHYWQGAAWNVVIDDLKDLTPDQRPRLEYYRHLETLVDKFDIGNLIAGDVRSNAGFSLHNDKGLILYYVPKECDFLGLRLPKGLQGETMSLQWFNPFDGTFSETSEQTITRWPAVKVPEGDGFRVLILRHPS; encoded by the coding sequence ATGTCGTCCTCCATGCTCACCCGCGTCACGTTCGCGTTGTATCTGATTTGTTTCGCACTTCTACCGTCCCTGAATGCCGACGACTCCATTCGGCAATGGGAAGTCACCGAGATCCGTCTGACTGCAGACACACTTCCGGATGTGCCCATCGATGCGTCGCTGAACGCTGAATTCACACACGAATCCGGCCGAGTCTTCCAAGTCCCCGGGTTCTATGACGGGAACAATGAATACTGTATTCGCTTCACCGCACCTGATTCTGGCAAGTGGACCTACAAGACTCGATCCGATATCAGTTCGTTGACCGGTCAAACGGGCACACTCGATGTGCAACCCGCCAGCGACCATCGACGTGGCGGGATCGAGCTGGATCCCGATCACCCGAGGCAATTTCAATACCAAGATGGAAAGCGGTACTACCCGATTGCCTTTGAGTGCGATTGGCTGTTTGCGTTGGACGCGGAGAACGCCGATGGCATTCCCAAGTCGAGCCGTCTCATCGACACGATCGCGGACAACGGATTCAACCAAGTGGTCATGAACGTGTTCGCGTACGATGTCAATTGGAAGAAAGACGACCAATTGATCGACAAGTACGACTACGGCAGCCCCGACGTGTATCCGTTCGCGGGCCACAACAAATCACCCGACCACTCACAGATCAACATTGAATACTTTCAGCGTCTTGATCGGGTCATCGAATACTTGGACGAAAAAGGCATCGCCGCGCATTTGATGGTTTACGTCTGGAACAAGAACGTGAACTGGCCGGAAGCCAATGGTGACGCCGACAACCGCTACTTCGACTACGTGGTTCGCCGCTACCAAGCCTACCCGAACTTGATTTGGGACATTTCCAAAGAAGCCCTCGGATACGGGCACAACGATGTGAACTACATCCACGGTCGTATCGAGCGACTAAGAAACCAGGATGCCTATCAGCGACTGATCACAGTGCACGATTACAGCTACTGCCGACGTTTCGCCGACAAGATCGATTTTGTTTCGGTTCAACTTTGGCAATCGGAACTGCATCATGTGATGCGTGATGTCTGCAAGAACATTCCAGGCAAACCCATTCTGAACATTGAACACGGTGGCTACGAGCGTGGCCCCTACGTCGTCTTCAACGGGAACTACACCTCACCCGAAGTTTGCCTGGAACGTTCTTATCAATGCGTTTTCGCTGGCACGTTTCCGACTCACTACTGGCAGGGTGCGGCTTGGAACGTCGTGATCGACGATCTCAAAGATCTCACACCGGATCAACGCCCACGTTTGGAATATTATCGCCACCTAGAAACGCTGGTCGATAAATTTGATATCGGCAATTTGATCGCCGGCGACGTGCGTAGCAACGCGGGTTTCTCTCTGCACAACGACAAGGGGTTGATCCTGTACTACGTCCCCAAGGAGTGTGACTTCCTCGGTTTGCGACTTCCAAAGGGCCTTCAAGGTGAAACGATGTCGCTGCAGTGGTTCAATCCGTTTGACGGAACCTTCAGTGAAACCTCCGAACAAACCATCACGCGGTGGCCAGCGGTAAAAGTTCCCGAGGGCGACGGTTTCCGTGTCTTGATCTTGCGTCACCCTTCCTAA
- a CDS encoding alpha/beta fold hydrolase, with amino-acid sequence MKIQDFRNRQQTISLDGVIDEPLQIAYTDIGEGEPLLLLHGIPTWSFLFHEVIDELAKHYRVIAPDMVGYGYSDRRDRFDRSIEFQADVTERFLEHLGIERAHFVAHDIGGGVALILADRHPELVQSMVLSNSVAYDSWPVDEMLALGHPRNAKLQPEEMREKLVESFEFGLSRKERLTDDFKEGIVTPYCEPDGIVSLVRNAASLNTNHTTPLTDRLPKMNQPTLLLWGEDDKWQPISTAEQLVKDMPHAEMHPMKNCSHWTPQDNPEEFASATLEFLQRIPVAV; translated from the coding sequence ATGAAGATCCAAGATTTTCGAAACCGCCAACAAACGATTTCGCTTGACGGAGTCATTGATGAACCACTGCAAATTGCCTACACCGACATTGGCGAAGGCGAGCCGTTGCTGTTGCTGCATGGGATTCCAACGTGGTCGTTCTTGTTCCATGAAGTGATCGACGAGCTTGCCAAGCACTACCGAGTGATCGCGCCCGACATGGTTGGCTATGGCTACTCCGACCGACGTGATCGATTTGATCGCTCGATCGAATTTCAAGCGGATGTGACCGAACGCTTTTTGGAACACCTGGGCATCGAGAGAGCTCACTTTGTCGCCCACGACATTGGCGGCGGAGTCGCGTTGATTCTTGCCGACCGTCATCCGGAATTGGTGCAATCGATGGTGTTGTCCAACAGTGTCGCCTATGACAGTTGGCCGGTCGATGAAATGTTGGCTCTCGGTCATCCACGCAACGCGAAGTTACAGCCGGAAGAGATGCGAGAGAAACTGGTCGAGAGTTTCGAGTTTGGTCTGTCGCGAAAAGAACGTCTGACGGATGACTTCAAAGAAGGCATTGTGACGCCGTACTGCGAACCCGACGGGATTGTGAGTTTGGTGCGCAACGCGGCCAGTTTGAACACGAACCACACCACGCCGTTGACCGATCGCTTGCCGAAGATGAATCAACCCACGTTGTTGTTGTGGGGTGAGGATGATAAATGGCAACCCATCAGCACCGCGGAGCAGTTGGTCAAGGACATGCCTCACGCAGAGATGCATCCCATGAAAAACTGCTCGCACTGGACTCCTCAAGACAACCCGGAGGAGTTCGCCAGTGCGACTTTGGAATTCTTGCAACGGATTCCCGTTGCCGTCTGA
- a CDS encoding TetR/AcrR family transcriptional regulator: MSSSNASPRSIGRPRGFDRDEVLLKVVEVFWRLGYNETSYRELEAATGEGRQSLVHAFGDKAAMFELALRRYIDSRVNEVIEMLRGSGTASQRVRRVFARWEADARADDHRGCLLINTGGEIGPKNAAIAAVMADSTRHLVSEFAKTFQQAMDAGEMDQSLSAKSLARLTVAAGDGALLHSRVSGNAASTKQTLLTLRTLLFGS, encoded by the coding sequence ATGTCTTCATCGAATGCATCCCCACGTTCCATCGGTCGTCCGAGAGGATTCGATCGGGACGAGGTTTTGCTGAAGGTCGTCGAAGTCTTCTGGCGACTCGGCTACAACGAAACCAGCTATCGCGAATTGGAGGCGGCCACGGGTGAGGGGCGGCAAAGTCTGGTTCACGCGTTTGGCGACAAAGCCGCGATGTTTGAGTTGGCACTTCGTCGCTACATCGATTCACGCGTCAATGAAGTGATCGAAATGCTGCGAGGTTCTGGCACCGCAAGTCAGCGTGTGCGTCGTGTGTTTGCTCGTTGGGAAGCGGATGCGCGGGCCGATGATCATCGTGGTTGTTTGTTGATCAACACGGGCGGTGAGATTGGCCCGAAAAATGCGGCCATTGCCGCTGTGATGGCGGATTCAACTCGGCATTTGGTGAGTGAATTTGCCAAAACGTTCCAGCAGGCGATGGATGCCGGGGAGATGGATCAAAGTCTTTCCGCGAAATCGCTGGCCAGATTGACCGTGGCGGCGGGAGACGGCGCTTTGTTGCACTCGCGAGTGAGCGGAAACGCGGCGAGTACAAAGCAAACCCTGCTGACGCTTCGAACGCTGCTCTTTGGCAGCTAA
- a CDS encoding autotransporter family protein produces MTARISVRPSINWGSRGTRSLRRQLLRLAVIVAVAFQSQGVVAEDIVVTSIDDSGDGTLREAITNAAAGDRIVFNITGPATITLASDLPDMTDSISFTNQNVAPVTIDLNGRNPLNFTGGVIDLGELRVINSVNPEEIVLDTSTTWIGGGEQITGDIIARGIVMPGSSNGNGSVAEMDIDGALTADDSTLRMDIHGGAATPNDRIEVTGTASIDNATLRPFFMGSDYSIGDTFTLMSTGGLSGTLANSAEVFQLPNNPFLEAISNVGANDLSLILQDNGDSFVDALNGCNLTDAATELDSLRVGGSAAQITAINQLRSESSMGVRQAAGQLAGALYPSLVDAQINEAHNAMHALRDRVLLQQSDLYTSGHWSPWVRGYGMSLDTQVDHCPAEGYRRTIGGVEIGTGYIAPVGLGVHGFVQIGAADTNMLGLGQEADTDLYRFGGAAQYVGERFYVFGSGGYGYQDHSIDRSMSVLQTGTSAQSELDGNDQFASVEVGSVMSSDDWLWLSFISLQGAQADLGAASETGDSDFVLDTTAIDGQSLRTTVGCSLAGTNATQLGPATTQLRFGWMHEYLDDQQMTIATVRANGNDMNTRSAETGRDWLSLGAQLDWGMILGGQMTFAYQGNLNSKSTFQSGLVGTRWIW; encoded by the coding sequence ATGACCGCTCGCATCAGTGTTCGCCCGTCTATCAATTGGGGCTCGCGAGGGACGCGAAGCCTGCGTCGGCAACTCTTGCGATTGGCCGTGATCGTCGCGGTGGCGTTTCAATCGCAGGGTGTCGTTGCGGAAGACATCGTGGTCACAAGCATCGACGACTCCGGTGATGGGACGTTGCGGGAAGCAATCACCAATGCTGCGGCGGGTGACCGGATCGTTTTCAACATCACCGGACCCGCGACGATCACTCTGGCGAGCGATTTGCCAGACATGACCGACAGCATTTCGTTCACCAATCAAAATGTCGCGCCGGTCACCATCGATTTGAACGGTCGCAATCCCCTGAATTTCACCGGTGGTGTGATTGATCTGGGGGAATTGCGAGTGATCAATTCGGTCAATCCGGAAGAGATCGTTCTGGATACTTCCACCACATGGATCGGCGGTGGGGAGCAAATCACTGGCGACATCATCGCTCGTGGGATCGTTATGCCGGGAAGCAGCAACGGCAATGGCAGCGTTGCTGAGATGGACATTGATGGCGCGCTGACTGCGGACGATTCGACGCTGCGTATGGACATCCATGGCGGCGCGGCGACGCCGAATGATCGGATCGAAGTGACCGGGACGGCGAGCATCGACAACGCCACCTTACGTCCTTTCTTCATGGGATCGGACTACAGCATTGGTGACACGTTCACGTTGATGTCGACGGGGGGATTGTCGGGGACGTTGGCCAACTCCGCGGAAGTTTTCCAGTTGCCAAACAATCCGTTTTTGGAGGCGATTTCGAATGTCGGTGCGAACGATTTGAGCTTGATCTTGCAAGACAACGGTGACAGCTTTGTCGACGCATTGAACGGATGCAACTTGACTGACGCGGCGACTGAGTTGGACTCCTTACGGGTCGGGGGATCGGCAGCTCAGATAACCGCCATCAACCAATTGCGAAGTGAGTCCTCCATGGGAGTCCGTCAGGCGGCGGGTCAATTGGCGGGTGCCTTGTATCCATCGTTGGTCGACGCCCAGATCAACGAAGCCCACAACGCGATGCATGCTCTGCGCGACCGAGTGCTGCTGCAGCAGTCCGATCTTTACACCTCCGGTCACTGGTCGCCTTGGGTGCGAGGGTACGGCATGTCACTGGACACCCAGGTCGATCATTGTCCAGCCGAAGGATATCGCCGCACGATTGGTGGGGTGGAGATCGGCACGGGATACATTGCACCGGTGGGATTGGGGGTGCATGGATTTGTGCAAATCGGTGCTGCTGATACGAACATGCTGGGTCTAGGACAGGAAGCGGACACCGATCTCTACCGTTTCGGAGGGGCCGCCCAGTACGTGGGTGAACGGTTCTATGTGTTTGGATCCGGTGGTTACGGTTACCAAGACCATTCGATCGATCGGTCCATGTCCGTCTTGCAGACGGGAACTTCCGCTCAAAGCGAGTTAGATGGCAATGATCAGTTCGCCTCGGTTGAAGTCGGCTCGGTCATGTCGTCTGACGATTGGTTGTGGCTGTCATTCATTTCGCTACAAGGCGCTCAAGCGGACTTGGGTGCCGCATCCGAGACGGGCGACAGTGACTTTGTGCTGGATACCACCGCCATCGACGGGCAATCGTTGCGAACCACCGTGGGTTGTTCTCTCGCCGGTACAAACGCGACTCAACTGGGACCCGCGACGACGCAGCTACGGTTTGGTTGGATGCACGAATACTTGGACGACCAGCAGATGACCATTGCGACAGTGCGCGCCAATGGAAACGACATGAATACGCGAAGTGCGGAGACGGGGCGAGATTGGTTGTCGCTGGGTGCCCAATTGGATTGGGGAATGATCTTGGGCGGACAAATGACGTTTGCCTATCAAGGCAACTTGAACTCCAAGTCGACTTTCCAAAGCGGTCTGGTGGGCACGCGTTGGATCTGGTGA
- a CDS encoding sulfatase family protein yields MSDWNLRFASVVGCAAIAVGWVACGRADEPTEKPNRPDLVVYLADDLSARDLTVYGGEQIATPAIDRLASEGMTFQRAFVASPSCAPSRAALLTGLMPARNGAEENHTFPREELLKLPEVLNELGYQTAAFGKVAHGKSADSYHFHVHDRKQDIPEVRKNVREFLQQRNDTRPLALFVGVSNPHVPWPSESTVDPNGLELPSKWIDTPQTRVQRSRYLQEVKDLDAYLDELRGLVSERLSSDHVFMFSSDHGAQFPFGKWTLYDEGIHVPLIVRQQGVIEPGSRTDAMVSWVDLVPTLIDLAGGTVPEGLDGSSFASVLRGKTNAHRDRIFTTHSGDRKMNVYLSRSVRTERHKLIWNPHPEFAFTTHIDLLLRATSGDYFKEWTEFAKSDPRAATVVAKHHGRPQWELYDLEADPEEAHNLADDERMASVRAELTKELRAWIADQGDQLTVFHEPLLLSEPETWVARK; encoded by the coding sequence ATGAGTGATTGGAATTTGCGTTTCGCGAGCGTCGTTGGTTGTGCAGCGATTGCGGTCGGATGGGTGGCGTGTGGCCGTGCGGACGAACCGACCGAAAAGCCGAATCGGCCTGATTTGGTTGTTTATCTGGCCGATGATTTGTCAGCACGAGACTTGACCGTTTACGGCGGCGAGCAAATCGCGACTCCGGCGATCGACCGTTTGGCATCGGAAGGCATGACGTTTCAACGTGCGTTCGTGGCCAGTCCGTCGTGTGCTCCCAGTCGAGCCGCGTTGTTGACCGGGTTGATGCCTGCTCGCAATGGGGCCGAGGAGAACCACACGTTTCCGCGGGAGGAATTGCTGAAGCTGCCCGAGGTGCTGAATGAGTTGGGGTACCAGACGGCAGCGTTTGGCAAGGTGGCTCATGGCAAGAGCGCTGACTCCTATCACTTCCACGTCCATGATCGAAAGCAAGACATTCCGGAAGTTCGCAAGAACGTGCGCGAGTTTCTTCAGCAGCGTAACGACACACGTCCGTTGGCTTTGTTTGTCGGCGTTTCCAATCCGCACGTGCCGTGGCCAAGCGAATCCACCGTCGATCCGAACGGATTGGAGCTGCCGAGCAAATGGATCGACACGCCACAGACTCGTGTGCAGCGTTCCCGTTACTTGCAGGAGGTAAAGGATCTGGACGCGTACTTGGATGAGCTTCGTGGCTTGGTGAGCGAGCGTCTATCAAGCGACCACGTGTTTATGTTTTCCAGCGATCACGGTGCTCAGTTTCCGTTTGGAAAATGGACGCTGTATGACGAGGGCATTCATGTGCCGTTGATTGTGCGACAGCAAGGTGTGATCGAACCGGGTAGTCGAACGGATGCGATGGTGAGCTGGGTCGATCTGGTGCCGACGTTGATTGACCTGGCTGGCGGCACCGTGCCGGAGGGATTAGATGGGAGTTCATTCGCCTCCGTTTTGCGAGGAAAAACGAACGCCCATCGCGATCGGATTTTCACCACGCACAGCGGCGACCGAAAGATGAACGTGTACTTGAGTCGCAGCGTGCGGACGGAGCGACACAAGCTGATCTGGAACCCGCATCCCGAGTTCGCTTTCACGACTCATATCGATTTGCTGTTGCGAGCGACTTCGGGGGACTACTTCAAGGAATGGACTGAGTTTGCAAAGTCAGACCCACGGGCAGCAACCGTTGTGGCGAAACATCATGGTCGTCCGCAGTGGGAACTGTATGACTTGGAGGCTGATCCCGAAGAGGCACACAACTTGGCGGATGACGAACGTATGGCAAGCGTCCGAGCCGAGTTGACGAAAGAGTTGCGTGCATGGATTGCGGACCAAGGTGACCAACTCACGGTCTTCCACGAGCCGCTTCTGCTGAGCGAACCCGAAACTTGGGTGGCGAGAAAATAA
- a CDS encoding family 16 glycoside hydrolase: MSSRPAESARPPSHLYLANPNVTYSAFLARLGFVLLLLGMPGLRADESSENRSSESGASESGAFETLFNGHDLQGWSGNESFWSVRNGVIHGETTKNNPTDGNTFLVWQGGEVGDFVFKTKVRFKGNNSGVQYRSELIDPANFVVKGYQADLHKSPEYFGMLYAEKWRGIVAKRFQKVEVGADGKPKVVGEVGDRDQSLVDWEWNELTIIAVGDRQIHQVNGVTTMDLTDNHPEAKRSGILALQLHAGPPMTCEFKDIRLRKLNASEGPDVLKSLAQAETTSKAKSKPKRNDAKSFEWVAKSPKPQWIWRSERPESNDPLYLRHTFDLPSEANSARLYATCDNEATVWINGKVVGDCPDWKYPIKDTNAKSFLKAGKNTIAVKAANRGGVAAFVFKLHVEMADGSVQHIVSDTNWKLADQVSGQWQTGAVNAANWNAKSKTLGEFGRQPWGQPGIGADQASGSGSYDADQITVPEGFHVELIHTVPKPRQGSWVSLTVDEQGRLYASDQGDAGLFRITVEDKDDGGEPEVTVEKMPVKVSGAQGMTWHRDALYFNRGSSPLYRLTDSTGDGLLDHAEELTSSHGGGEHGNHAVIETEDGDALYVVAGNHTNLPEASMLSGSRIPTWDEDLLLPREWDANGHARGRLAPGGWITRFDPTTNLHEVISMGYRNQYDVALNRAGDLFTYDADMEWDLGAPWYRPTRINHAVSGSDYGWRSGSGKWPEYYEDSLPAVLNIGPGSPTGVVSGQGTKFPAKYQDAIFALDWTFGTIYAIHLRPDGAGWKAEQEPFCFGTPLPVTDAIVGHDGALYFTVGGRGTQSALFRITYDGNAATQPVSSAIAGEQARQQRRQLEAFHGKVDAAAVRAAWPMMSSPDRWLRHAARIAVESQPTDQWADLVLTADNTQARITGAVALARRGTEEHRSALLDALLELNPSELPESQLLGLLRAYALTFIRLGDPTAEQRSAVIAELDPLLPHNSKDVNTELVRLLVRLESPSVIAKAIELMNSAEPSRPAWVENVDFSRNQGYGSRIIKMLENQPPSHEINYAFMLRNLRKGWTMPQLRAYIQFINQAAKYSGGNSYGKFLANLRDEVLGHLSNSQREQLSDISGEDFNPVPDFPITPPKGPGKSWTLAEARKHTGGGSLRGASFESGRNLFHAAQCASCHRFDGLGGDIGPDLTTVKNKFNADYLLESIIDPSKVISDQYGSKVVLLEDGRVLTGLVVESEDQVEIYPVSQSGETPEPVVVEPDEIVSAKESPISQMPTAMLNALNENEVRDLIAYLLSGGDPKARVYGR, encoded by the coding sequence GTGTCTTCTCGGCCTGCGGAAAGTGCCCGCCCTCCTTCCCACCTCTATCTTGCCAATCCAAACGTGACGTACTCCGCCTTTCTTGCTCGCCTTGGTTTCGTTCTCTTGTTGCTTGGCATGCCCGGTTTGCGTGCCGACGAGTCGTCTGAAAACAGGTCATCTGAATCCGGGGCATCTGAGTCGGGGGCATTTGAAACGTTGTTCAATGGTCACGACCTCCAGGGATGGTCCGGTAACGAATCGTTTTGGTCGGTTCGTAACGGCGTGATCCACGGAGAAACGACCAAGAACAACCCGACCGATGGCAATACGTTCTTGGTATGGCAGGGCGGTGAAGTCGGTGACTTTGTCTTCAAGACCAAGGTGCGATTCAAAGGCAACAACAGCGGCGTGCAATATCGCAGCGAGTTGATTGACCCTGCGAATTTTGTGGTCAAGGGTTATCAAGCCGATTTGCACAAGTCGCCGGAATACTTCGGCATGTTGTACGCCGAGAAGTGGCGAGGCATCGTGGCCAAACGCTTCCAAAAGGTGGAAGTGGGAGCCGACGGAAAGCCCAAGGTCGTTGGGGAGGTGGGCGATCGAGATCAGTCGTTGGTCGACTGGGAATGGAACGAATTGACCATCATCGCGGTGGGCGATCGTCAGATCCATCAAGTCAACGGCGTGACCACGATGGACTTGACGGACAATCATCCGGAGGCCAAGCGAAGTGGCATCTTGGCATTGCAGCTTCATGCTGGTCCGCCGATGACGTGTGAGTTCAAAGACATTCGTTTGCGAAAGCTGAATGCCAGTGAGGGCCCCGACGTATTGAAGTCGTTGGCTCAGGCTGAGACGACATCGAAAGCGAAGTCGAAGCCGAAGAGAAACGATGCGAAGTCGTTTGAGTGGGTGGCGAAATCACCGAAGCCACAATGGATTTGGAGAAGCGAGCGGCCGGAGTCCAACGACCCGCTGTATCTGCGACACACGTTTGATTTGCCAAGTGAGGCAAATTCGGCGCGGCTCTACGCGACTTGTGACAACGAAGCCACAGTGTGGATCAATGGCAAGGTGGTCGGCGATTGCCCGGATTGGAAGTACCCGATCAAAGATACGAATGCGAAGTCGTTCTTGAAGGCAGGTAAGAACACCATTGCGGTCAAAGCAGCCAATCGAGGCGGCGTCGCGGCGTTTGTGTTCAAGCTGCATGTCGAAATGGCAGACGGTTCCGTCCAACACATTGTTTCCGACACCAACTGGAAATTGGCGGACCAGGTCTCGGGCCAGTGGCAAACCGGGGCGGTGAATGCCGCGAACTGGAATGCCAAATCGAAGACGCTGGGCGAGTTTGGTAGGCAGCCTTGGGGGCAACCGGGAATCGGAGCCGATCAAGCCTCGGGCTCGGGTTCTTACGATGCGGATCAAATCACGGTTCCGGAAGGTTTTCACGTCGAGCTGATTCATACGGTTCCCAAGCCACGCCAAGGCAGTTGGGTTTCGCTGACCGTCGATGAACAGGGCCGGTTGTATGCCAGCGATCAAGGCGACGCGGGCCTGTTCCGAATCACCGTCGAGGACAAAGACGATGGCGGCGAGCCGGAGGTCACGGTGGAGAAGATGCCGGTGAAAGTATCCGGTGCGCAGGGCATGACTTGGCACCGCGATGCGTTGTATTTCAACCGCGGAAGCAGTCCTCTGTATCGGTTGACGGATTCGACCGGTGACGGGTTGTTGGATCACGCGGAGGAGCTGACTTCTTCGCACGGCGGTGGTGAACATGGCAACCATGCGGTGATTGAAACGGAAGATGGCGACGCGTTGTATGTGGTGGCTGGGAATCACACGAATTTGCCGGAAGCGTCGATGCTGTCCGGTTCTCGTATCCCGACTTGGGACGAAGACTTGTTGTTGCCGCGTGAATGGGATGCTAATGGTCACGCTCGTGGACGTTTGGCACCCGGCGGTTGGATCACGCGGTTTGACCCCACGACAAACCTTCATGAAGTCATCTCGATGGGGTATCGCAACCAATACGATGTGGCGCTGAATCGTGCGGGTGATTTGTTCACTTACGATGCCGACATGGAATGGGACTTGGGAGCACCCTGGTACCGCCCGACTCGTATCAACCATGCCGTCAGCGGATCGGACTACGGTTGGCGAAGTGGATCAGGCAAGTGGCCGGAGTACTACGAAGACAGTTTGCCCGCCGTATTGAACATTGGTCCCGGCAGTCCCACCGGCGTGGTCAGCGGACAGGGCACAAAATTCCCCGCCAAATACCAAGACGCGATTTTTGCTTTGGATTGGACCTTTGGAACGATCTACGCGATTCATCTGCGACCGGACGGTGCGGGCTGGAAAGCGGAGCAGGAACCGTTTTGCTTTGGAACGCCTCTGCCCGTAACCGATGCGATTGTGGGTCATGACGGCGCGTTGTATTTCACCGTGGGCGGCCGCGGAACTCAATCGGCATTGTTCCGAATCACTTACGATGGCAATGCCGCGACGCAGCCGGTTTCGTCGGCGATTGCCGGCGAGCAGGCTCGTCAGCAACGACGCCAATTGGAAGCCTTTCACGGCAAAGTAGACGCCGCTGCGGTGCGGGCGGCATGGCCAATGATGTCCAGCCCTGACCGCTGGCTGCGTCACGCGGCCCGCATCGCGGTGGAGTCACAACCGACGGATCAATGGGCGGACCTTGTTCTGACGGCGGACAACACCCAGGCTCGGATTACCGGTGCGGTGGCGTTGGCTCGACGCGGAACCGAAGAGCACCGCAGTGCGTTGCTGGATGCCCTGTTGGAATTGAATCCGAGTGAGCTTCCCGAGTCGCAATTGTTGGGGCTGCTGCGTGCCTACGCGTTGACGTTCATCCGATTGGGCGATCCAACCGCTGAGCAACGCAGTGCCGTGATCGCTGAGTTGGATCCGTTGCTGCCGCACAACAGCAAGGACGTTAACACGGAGTTGGTTCGATTGCTGGTGCGTTTGGAATCACCGTCCGTGATCGCCAAGGCGATTGAATTGATGAACAGCGCGGAACCATCCCGACCGGCTTGGGTCGAGAACGTCGACTTCAGTCGCAACCAAGGATACGGTTCGCGAATTATCAAAATGCTGGAGAATCAGCCGCCATCGCACGAAATCAACTACGCGTTCATGCTTCGCAATCTGCGAAAGGGTTGGACGATGCCGCAATTGCGAGCCTACATCCAATTCATCAATCAAGCGGCGAAATACAGCGGTGGCAACAGCTATGGAAAGTTTCTGGCGAACTTGCGTGATGAAGTGCTCGGCCACCTGAGCAATTCGCAACGTGAACAGTTGTCCGACATCAGCGGGGAAGACTTCAATCCAGTACCGGACTTTCCTATCACGCCGCCGAAAGGCCCCGGCAAATCATGGACGTTGGCCGAAGCCCGCAAACACACCGGTGGTGGATCGCTGCGGGGCGCAAGTTTCGAAAGTGGGCGGAATCTTTTTCATGCGGCTCAGTGTGCGTCATGCCACCGCTTTGATGGATTGGGCGGCGACATCGGTCCGGACCTAACAACGGTGAAGAACAAGTTCAACGCTGACTACTTGCTCGAATCCATCATCGATCCCAGCAAGGTCATCAGCGATCAATACGGATCCAAGGTGGTGCTGCTGGAAGATGGTCGCGTGTTGACCGGTTTGGTGGTTGAATCCGAGGACCAAGTTGAGATCTATCCGGTCAGTCAGTCCGGTGAGACCCCCGAACCCGTGGTGGTGGAGCCAGACGAAATCGTTTCTGCGAAAGAGTCACCGATCTCGCAAATGCCAACGGCGATGTTGAATGCACTGAACGAAAACGAAGTTCGAGATTTGATCGCTTATTTGTTGTCAGGTGGCGATCCGAAGGCACGTGTTTACGGAAGGTGA